Proteins from one Doryrhamphus excisus isolate RoL2022-K1 chromosome 19, RoL_Dexc_1.0, whole genome shotgun sequence genomic window:
- the cacng6b gene encoding voltage-dependent calcium channel gamma-6 subunit, with translation MWSNFLVPQDEDGRLGVAGGGQGGAPPGIKAGRGQRRSQKMSDSQDGKIKLVFLVCLVGVTLTVLGVGTEFWAELSQPKNFGGNRTCHVAHYGLWKACVRTLWVADVDPDRDNCGPAELPGESNCTYFRFFTSGENAVILKKTTNKNLNLAAAILALLSLTAMAMGSICIIMTLSKGVSFFLKPASFCFILSGVLVLVSILIFHQSVLALLSSESSVPLEHRLSWSVACVGSAGAVLIFGGLLFVLLSLPLSPWRKCLPHKNSAT, from the exons ATGTGGTCCAACTTCTTGGTCCCGCAAGACGAGGACGGCCGCCTCGGGGTGGCGGGCGGCGGCCAAGGCGGGGCTCCGCCCGGCATCAAAGCGGGACGGGGCCAGAGGCGGAGCCAGAAGATGAGCGACAGCCAGGACGGGAAGATCAAGCTGGTGTTCCTGGTGTGCCTGGTGGGCGTGACGCTGACGGTGCTGGGCGTGGGGACGGAGTTCTGGGCGGAGTTGTCCCAGCCCAAGAACTTTGGCGGCAACCGGACGTGTCACGTGGCGCACTACGGCCTGTGGAAGGCCTGCGTGCGCACCCTGTGGGTGGCCGACGTGGACCCGGACAGGGACAACTGCGGCCCCGCCGAGCTGCCGGGAG AATCCAACTGCACCTACTTCAGGTTCTTCACCTCGGGGGAGAACGCCGTCATATTGAAGAAGACCACCAACAAAA ACTTAAATCTCGCGGCAGCCATCTTGGCGCTCCTCAGTCTGACGGCGATGGCGATGGGCTCCATCTGCATCATCATGACCCTCAGCAAGGGCGTGTCCTTCTTCCTCAAGCCGGCATCCTTCTGCTTCATCCTTTCAG GCGTACTGGTGCTGGTCTCCATCCTGATCTTCCACCAGTCCGTCCTGGCTTTGCTGTCCAGCGAGTCCAGCGTCCCTCTGGAGCACCGCCTCTCCTGGTCCGTGGCCTGCGTGGGCTCGGCGGGGGCCGTCCTCATCTTCGGGGGGCTGCTTTTCGTCCTGCTTTCGCTTCCTCTCAGTCCGTGGCGCAAGTGCCTACCACACAAGAACAGCGCCACCTAG